From one Solanum lycopersicum chromosome 12, SLM_r2.1 genomic stretch:
- the LOC101257249 gene encoding WD40 repeat-containing protein HOS15-like, with protein MASLTSDLLNFIVFRYLQESGFIHAAFSFGYEAGLNRSSIDGRLIPINALIKIVQKGLQYLELETNLSIDDTDMDEDFRFVEPFDLITKSVSELQQMIKEEKEKVRKDKANADNELDHEREPARDSEKEKNGNDGDLEPMDICTDSTSLPCEISSCDVRALEGHTSEVFVCAWSPEGSLLASGSGDSTARIWTIGDGSGNPTMQRMPPNVMVLKHLDSRATEENNDVTTLDWNRKGTLLATGSYDGQARIWTRSGSLFQTLNKHEGTIFSVKWNKKGDYLLSGSTDRTAVVWNVKSGELKQQFCFNAGFLDADWLDNNSFAIGSTDNKVYICKVGVNQPVKRFSGHKNAINAIKWDPSGSLLASCSEDTTVKIWSMKRDVCLHNFREHSKEINTVRWSPTGAGTSNPNKKLLLASASFDSTVKLWDIERGRLLHSLNGHREVVYSVAFSPNGDYLASGSLDKRMNIWSVKEAKIVKTYHTDGGIFNVCWNKEGNKVATCFSNKVFVFDIRS; from the exons ATGGCCTCTTTAACCTCCGACCTGTTGAATTTCATCGTCTTCCGGTACCTCCAGGAATCAG GATTCATTCATGCAGCATTTTCTTTTGGATACGAGGCAGGGCTCAATAGGAGCTCAATAGATGGTCGTCTGATTCCCATCAATGCACTGATTAAAATTGTGCAGAAGGGTCTTCAATATCTTGAGTTGGAAACCAACTTGAGCATT GATGATACCGATATGGATGAAGACTTCAGGTTTGTGGAACCTTTTGATCTCATAACAAAAAGTGTATCTGAGTTGCAACAAATGATTAAAGAGGAAAAGGAAAAGGTTAGGAAAGATAAGGCAAATGCTGACAATGAGCTCGACCATGAACGAGAACCTGCAAGAGACAGCGAGAAGGAGAAAAATGGAAATGACGGAG ATTTGGAGCCTATGGATATCTGCACAGACTCGACCTCTTTGCCGTGTGAAATTTCTAGCTGTGATGTAAGGGCTTTGGAAGGGCATACTTCTGAG GTTTTTGTCTGTGCTTGGAGTCCGGAAGGGTCACTTCTCGCATCTGG GTCTGGAGACTCTACTGCTAGAATTTGGACTATTGGCGATGGTTCAGGCAATCCTACTATGCAGAGGATGCCTCCAAATGTTATGGTTTTGAAGCATTTGGACAGTCGAGCAACTGAGGAAAACAACGATGTTACAACACTTGATTGGAAT AGGAAGGGTACCCTGCTTGCGACAGGTTCTTACGATGGCCAAGCCAGAATCTGGACCCGATCAG GGTCATTGTTTCAAACTCTTAACAAACATGAAGGGACAATCTTCTCTGTGAAATGGAACAAGAAAGGTGATTATCTCCTTAGCGGTAGTACCGATAGAACTGCCGTTGTTTGGAATGTGAAGTCTGGAGAATTGAAGCAGCAATTTTGTTTTAATGCAG GTTTTCTTGATGCTGATTGGCTTGACAACAATTCTTTTGCGATCGGCTCCACTGATAACAAGGTTTATATTTGTAAAGTTGGGGTGAATCAACCAGTCAAAAGATTCTCAGGCCATAAG AATGCGATCAATGCTATCAAGTGGGATCCCTCAGGTTCCTTGCTGGCTTCATGCTCCGAAGATACCACAGTTAAG ATATGGAGCATGAAAAGGGATGTCTGCTTGCATAATTTCCGAGAACACAGCAAA GAGATAAATACCGTTAGATGGAGTCCAACTGGCGCTGGTACAAGCAATCCGAATAAGAAGTTGTTGCTAGCAAG TGCTTCGTTTGACTCTACCGTTAAGCTGTGGGATATTGAACGAGGGCGTCTGCTTCACAGCTTGAACGGTCACAG GGAAGTCGTCTACTCCGTTGCATTCAGTCCAAACGGTGACTACTTGGCGAGTGGGTCACTGGATAAACGCATGAATATATGGTCAGTGAAGGAGGCCAAGATTGTTAAGACTTACCACACTGATGGCGGAATTTTCAATGTCTGTTGGAACAAGGAAGGCAACAAGGTTGCAACCTGTTTTTCAAACAAGGTTTTTGTGTTCGATATTCGCTCGTAG
- the LOC101259519 gene encoding probable carbohydrate esterase At4g34215 isoform X1: MLLAYIFLILLAHPFCVIPTNTTTSNDNKSIFILAGQSNMSGRGGVVNNIFDWYIPPECQSNSSILRLTKGLSWEVAKEPIHQDIDYYAVCGIGPGMSFANFILKNDPNIGLIGLVPCAIGSTNITLWSQGSFCYNQMVNRARIALQDGGTLRALLWYQGESDTLNLDDAESYKSRLEKFFTDARNDLDVPSLPIIQVALATTLGPYMKEIRKAQLRINLPNVKTVDANGLKVGPDYVHLSTQAEAQLGQMMAQAFLEFGSYTIHNSLEVKKKE; the protein is encoded by the exons atgttgtTGGCctatattttcttgattctttTGGCACATCCTTTTTGTGTCATTCCTACAAACACAACAACATCAAATGACAACAAAAGCATATTCATTTTAGCAGGACAAAGCAACATGTCTGGCAGAGGTGGTGTAGTAAACAACATTTTTGATTGGTACATTCCACCAGAATGTCAGTCTAATTCATCAATTCTAAGACTAACAAAAGGACTTTCATGGGAAGTAGCAAAAGAGCCAATTCATCAAGACATTGATTATTATGCAGTTTGTGGGATTGGTCCTGGAATGTCATTTGCTAACTTTATCCTAAAAAATGATCCAAATATTGGTCTCATTGGTTTAGTACCATGTGCTATTGGTTCCACAAATATTACCCTATGGTCTCAAGGTTCATTTTGTTATAATCAAATGGTGAATAGGGCTCGAATCGCGTTACAAGATGGTGGAACGTTACGAGCCCTTCTTTGGTATCAGGGAGAGAGTGATACTCTCAATCTTGATGATGCTGAATCGTATAAATCAAGATTGGAGAAATTCTTTACTGATGCGCGAAATGACTTAGATGTACCTTCTCTACCTATTATTcag GTGGCATTGGCAACAACATTAGGGCCTTATATGAAGGAGATAAGAAAGGCCCAATTACGGATTAACCTTCCTAATGTGAAAACAGTTGATGCTAATGGGCTCAAAGTAGGCCCAGATTATGTGCATCTTAGTACACAAGCAGAGGCCCAACTTGGACAGATGATGGCCCAAGCCTTTTTGGAGTTTGGTTCATACACAATCCATAATTCTTTGGAGGTCaaaaaaaaggaatag
- the LOC101259519 gene encoding probable carbohydrate esterase At4g34215 isoform X2, which yields MSGRGGVVNNIFDWYIPPECQSNSSILRLTKGLSWEVAKEPIHQDIDYYAVCGIGPGMSFANFILKNDPNIGLIGLVPCAIGSTNITLWSQGSFCYNQMVNRARIALQDGGTLRALLWYQGESDTLNLDDAESYKSRLEKFFTDARNDLDVPSLPIIQVALATTLGPYMKEIRKAQLRINLPNVKTVDANGLKVGPDYVHLSTQAEAQLGQMMAQAFLEFGSYTIHNSLEVKKKE from the exons ATGTCTGGCAGAGGTGGTGTAGTAAACAACATTTTTGATTGGTACATTCCACCAGAATGTCAGTCTAATTCATCAATTCTAAGACTAACAAAAGGACTTTCATGGGAAGTAGCAAAAGAGCCAATTCATCAAGACATTGATTATTATGCAGTTTGTGGGATTGGTCCTGGAATGTCATTTGCTAACTTTATCCTAAAAAATGATCCAAATATTGGTCTCATTGGTTTAGTACCATGTGCTATTGGTTCCACAAATATTACCCTATGGTCTCAAGGTTCATTTTGTTATAATCAAATGGTGAATAGGGCTCGAATCGCGTTACAAGATGGTGGAACGTTACGAGCCCTTCTTTGGTATCAGGGAGAGAGTGATACTCTCAATCTTGATGATGCTGAATCGTATAAATCAAGATTGGAGAAATTCTTTACTGATGCGCGAAATGACTTAGATGTACCTTCTCTACCTATTATTcag GTGGCATTGGCAACAACATTAGGGCCTTATATGAAGGAGATAAGAAAGGCCCAATTACGGATTAACCTTCCTAATGTGAAAACAGTTGATGCTAATGGGCTCAAAGTAGGCCCAGATTATGTGCATCTTAGTACACAAGCAGAGGCCCAACTTGGACAGATGATGGCCCAAGCCTTTTTGGAGTTTGGTTCATACACAATCCATAATTCTTTGGAGGTCaaaaaaaaggaatag